In the genome of Coturnix japonica isolate 7356 chromosome Z, Coturnix japonica 2.1, whole genome shotgun sequence, one region contains:
- the ABHD17B gene encoding alpha/beta hydrolase domain-containing protein 17B, whose product MNNLSFSELCCLFCCPPCPGKIASKLAFLPPDPTYTLMCDESGSRWTLHLSGRADWQYSSREKDAIECFMTRTSKGNRIACMFVRCSPNAKYTLLFSHGNAVDLGQMSSFYIGLGSRINCNIFSYDYSGYGASSGKPTEKNLYADIDAAWVALRTRYGIRPENVIIYGQSIGTVPSVDLAARYESAAVILHSPLTSGMRVAFPDTKKTYCFDAFPNIDKISKITSPVLIIHGTEDEVIDFSHGLALYERCQRPVEPLWVEGAGHNDVELYGQYLERLKRFVSQELVNL is encoded by the exons ATGAATAATCTTTCCTTCAGTGAACTGTGCTGCCTATTCTGTTGTCCACCATGCCCAGGGAAAATTGCCTCCAAACTGGCATTCTTACCTCCTGATCCCACGTACACTCTGATGTGTGATGAAAGTGGTAGTCGCTGGACTTTACATCTCTCAGGGAGAGCAGACTGGCAGTATTCATCAAGAGAAAAAGATGCCATTGAGTGCTTCATGACTAGAACAAGTAAAGGTAACAGGATTGCCTGTATGTTTGTGCGTTGCTCACCTAACGCCAAATATACTTTGCTCTTCTCGCACGGAAATGCTGTTGACCTAGGTCAGATGAGCAGCTTTTACATAGGACTGGGTTCACGGATTAATTGCAACATATTCTCATACGATTATTCTGGATATGGTGCAAGTTCTGGGAAGCCAACAGAAAAGAATCTGTATGCTGACATTGATGCTGCCTGGGTGGCTCTTAGGACAAG GTACGGAATCCGCCCTGAAAATGTGATTATATATGGCCAAAGTATAGGAACAGTACCATCTGTGGATCTTGCTGCTAGGTATGAAAGTGCTGCTGTAATTCTACATTCTCCACTGACCTCAGGAATGCGAGTAGCTTTTCCTGATACAAAGAAGACCTACTGCTTTGATGCATTCCCAAA CATTGACAAAATTTCTAAAATAACATCTCCTGTGTTAATTATCCATGGGACTGAAGATGAAGTAATTGACTTTTCACATGGCCTAGCCTTATATGAACGCTGCCAGAGACCAGTAGAGCCACTGTGGGTAGAAGGAGCAGGCCATAATGATGTGGAGCTCTATGGACAATATCTTGAAAGATTAAAACGGTTTGTGTCACAGGAACTGGTGAACTTGTAA